The following coding sequences are from one Neurospora crassa OR74A linkage group I, whole genome shotgun sequence window:
- a CDS encoding cell wall synthesis protein-Penicillium chrysogenum — translation MKGVIGLALAAAVSGVVAQPHNHHGHHHAKKHAHAGIDKRADGTVVVTEVVQGPTVVEYVLDGKKVDANEAEKGIKEGDYVVLGSSKPSFVAPPPVVSTSKASIPGGALFLELTSSMSTSTSTSTSTSSSTTSSIPTTSSSPIPSSTSSEPPAATSSAASENLSGGGLDSEFPSGKIRCDHFPSDYGALGVDWLNLSGWTTLAKVGKLMKGVAINNYEQPISGPCQPGMLCSYACPPGYQKTQWPEDSQGATGQSIGGLYCNNDGFLELTRASHPTLCEQGAGGVYVKNMLPKSAAICRTDYPGNEAMVIPLETNPGGQYPLTNPVSSSYYKWKGQSTTAQYYVNNMGIPVDDACTWNSKSCPDCAGNWAPVNVGVGKSDDGVTYISIFPNAPTTNAILNFDMEIQGDISGECWLKNGKYSGSNGCTVGLSEGGTATVVLKPRGD, via the exons ATGAAGGGAGTTATTGGACTCGCCCTCGCGGCCGCCGTTTCCGGTGTCGTCGCCCAGCCTCACAACCACCACGGTCACCACCACGCCAAGAAGCACGCTCACGCCGGTATTGATAAGCGCGCCGATGGTACTGTCGTGGTCACTGAGGTCGTTCAGGGCCCCACTGTCGTCGAGTATGTCCTAGACGGCAAGAAGGTCGATGCCAATGAGGCGGAGAAGGGCATCAAGGAGGGTGATTATGTCGTCCTTGGCTCATCCAAGCCTTCGTTCGTCGCCCCCCCGCCCGTTGTCTCGACCTCGAAGGCTAGCATCCCTGGCGGTGCCCTGTTTCTCGAGCTGACTAGCTCGATGTCCACGTCTACGTCTACGTCCACGTCTACCTCATCGTCCACCACTTCGAGCATCCCGACCACCTCCTCGAGCCCCATTCCCAGCTCGACCTCCAGCGAGCCCCCCGCTGCCACCTCGTCGGCGGCTTCTGAGAACCTCTCTGGCGGTGGACTTGACAGCGAGTTCCCCAGCGGTAAGATCAGATGCGATCATTTCCCCAGCGATTACGGCGCCCTCGGCGTTGACTGGCTCAACTTGTCTGGATGGACCACTCTTGCCAAGGTTGGCAAGCTCATGAAGGGCGTGGCCATCAACAACTACGAGCAGCCAATCAGCGGCCCATGCCAGCCGGGCATGCTGTGCTCGTATGCCTGCCCTCCGGGCTACCAGAAGACTCAGTGGCCTGAGGACTCCCAAGGTGCCACTGGTCAATCTATCGGTGGTCTCTACTGCAACAACGACGGCTTCCTTGAGCTCACGCGTGCGAGCCACCCTACCCTTTGCGAGCAGGGTGCCGGCGGTGTTTATGTCAAGAACATGCTCCCCAAGAGCGCTGCCATCTGCCGTACCGACTATCCCGGCAACGAGGCCATGGTCATTCCTCTCGAGACCAACCCCGGCGGCCAGTACCCTCTCACCAACCCTGTGTCTTCTTCCTACTACAAGTGGAAGGGCCAGTCCACCACCGCTCAGTACTATGTCAACAACATGGGCATTCCTGTCGACGATGCTTGCACCTGGAATTCCAAGTCCTGCCCCGACTGCGCCGGTAACTGGGCGCCTGTCAACGTTGGTGTTGGCAAGAGTGACGATGGCGTTACTTATatctccatcttccccaACGCCCCCACTACCAACGCCATCCTCAACTTCGACATGGAGATCCAGGGTGATATTTCTGGCGAGTGCTGGCTCAAGAACGGCAAATACTCTGGCAGCAATGGCTGCACG GTTGGCCTCAGCGAGGGTGGCACAGCTACCGTTGTCCTTAAGCCCCGTGGCGATTAA
- a CDS encoding signal sequence binding protein — MRVRGALQAAALLASALWAAPLLAKDHPTFKTTKLDTQPNNLNYFEGSDTILFHDTHKSNLWRSDDAGATWSVVKDIPDGKVARLYMHDFDSKRAFAITDGRKHYRTTDQGKTWKTFEVDAAWDTERFDILHFHATDPDRIIFNGLHCLGFLCEEVSLYTIDDFETPAKPLRPDTLGCWWAKSSPVFTTGDSDLDKDRILCIIMGVDSIFSEDRRLVISDDFFKADKEGNIQEFEPNLAGDKPVRGVVNVAAVKRYFMVATTSANTDEMALFISTDTKKWQRAMFPNAHDDHDHKIVQEAYTVLESTNYSIQLNVMTGSKSAPMGIMFTSNYDGTYFSENLEYTNLNMFGHVDFEKIAGIQGIFLVNKVDNGKEVDEKPSTKKKLVSEITFDDGRTFDKVTADGKRIHLHSVTELNNVGRVFSSPAPGLVMANGNTGDYLGDYWEDANLYVSDDAGKTWKKALKGPHKYEFGDQGSILVAVRDSKEEDISEISYSLDHGENWVDEKLPDDLKIQPWILTTTPDSTGLQFVLIGKAKGAWHVIHIDFEGLHEATCKESDMEEWHARVDKDGEPTCIMGHTQTYPRRKKDAKCFLKKEFKLAEVETKDCDCTDQDYECDYNFERNDKGICVSRGPIPIPEGACKEGDRNGKFLGTSGYRKIPGNTCKDTKETKDKYKDVERSCGDGIGAPPDEATGELQQVDTKGKFGHWTHWEKHYLERGESSSDSSETIIMRGMNRTVDDSGPKVGPIWRTTDHGKKWDKVDFFKDDEVISIVPHPTVKDWVFFLTEGKKLIYTPDRGKRFRTFEVPQPADFEAAANGIFPLIFHPDKPNWLIWLGKKCESKNDCYRVAYGTKDGERWETLARDVYRCEFTGAEAYGRKYANRALEQILCLKHEKEGDNDSALQLVSSNDWFNQDERVRLKEAKEFATMAEFIVVATEDTEKKTLRAYASLDGSLYSEAKFPFGFEVPHQHAYTVLDSSTHAVNLFVATRMEGDKSLGTILKSNSNGTSYVVSVKNVNCDQYFYVDFEKMVGLEGVALVNVVVNPDAKSSAPKKLQTKITHNDGAQWAYLPTPRKDEFGKFPCSSSGTEKCALHIQGYTQRRDRGKTYSSEGAVGVMFGWGNVGDSLGSIKDADTFMTTDAGITWKRVKKGRWNWALGDQGSIIVLVPIRGQKTDTLEYSLDQGATWKKHTFSKEKVDIWDLTTTRSGNSQNFLIWGENSDGLFTTKIDFTKFTDHVCKYDPENLSKSDYQIFSPKHPLQPDGCLFGHVSQYLRKKPGLKCFNDFRLDPLYSKQNCTCTRSDFECDFNYELDKHGQCSLVSGLKPKDHKLWCKEHPDEIEYYEPTGFRRIPLTTCQGGLDFEKAAAVHPCPGHEDDFERKHRVSGIAIFFAVVLPVAAASAIGWWVYRHWDGKFGQIRLGEQGASTMEFFDADRPWVKYPVIALSAVVALAGAMPLVLGALWRTAKSTAERWGIGGGGGGRGGWSRLDGGGASRTFRTRDSFARGRGDYTIVDEDEGELLGEESDEEV, encoded by the exons ATGAGGGTCAGGGGAGCTCTACAGGCGGCGGCCTTGCTGGCGTCTGCCCTTTGGGCAGCACCCCTCCTAGCCAAGGACCACCCAACCTTCAAGACAACCAAGCTGGATACTCAGCCCAACAATCTCAACTACTTTGAAGGGTCCGATACTATTCTGTTTCATGACACTCACAAGTCCAACCTCTGGCGCTCCGATGACGCAGGCGCAACATGGTCCGTGGTCAAGGACATCCCAGACGGCAAGGTCGCTCGGCTATATATGCACGACTTCGATTCGAAGCGGGCTTTCGCAATCACTGATGGAAGAAAACATTACCGCACTACGGACCAAGGCAAGACGTGGAAGACGTTCGAAGTCGATGCTGCATGGGACACAGAGCGGTTCGATATCCTGCACTTCCATGCTACGGATCCCGACCGCATTATCTTCAACGGTCTACACTGCCTCGGCTTCCTCTGCGAGGAAGTGTCTCTTTACACAATCGATGACTTCGAAACCCCTGCCAAACCTCTCCGTCCTGATACCCTTGGCTGCTGGTGGGCAAAGTCTTCTCCCGTATTCACGACTGGCGACTCGGACCTTGACAAGGATCGCATCCTTTGCATCATCATGGGCGTCGATTCGATCTTCTCAGAGGACCGGCGCCTGGTCATCTCGGACGACTTTTTCAAGGCTGATAAGGAGGGGAATATTCAAGAGTTCGAGCCAAACCTAGCTGGTGATAAGCCCGTACGTGGTGTCGTCAATGTCGCTGCTGTGAAGCGGTACTTCATGGTGGCTACGACATCCGCCAACACCGACGAGATGGCGCTCTTTATCTCCACCGATACCAAGAAGTGGCAGCGGGCCATGTTCCCCAACGCGCATGATGATCACGATCACAAGATTGTTCAAGAAGCCTATACTGTCCTGGAAAGCACAAATTACAGCATCCAGCTGAACGTCATGACCGGCTCAAAATCGGCACCGATGGGTATCATGTTTACCAGTAACTACGATGGCACGTATTTCAGCGAGAATCTCGAGTATACCAACCTCAACATGTTTGGCCACGTCGATTTCGAGAAGATTGCCGGCATTCAGGGCATCTTCCTGGTTAATAAAGTGGATAACGGCAAGGAGGTGGACGAGAAGCCTAGCACCAAAAAGAAACTCGTGTCAGAGATTACCTTCGATGATGGTCGAACTTTCGACAAGGTTACCGCGGACGGCAAGAGAATTCATCTTCACTCGGTCACCGAACTTAACAACGTCGGTCGTGTCTTTTCAAGCCCGGCACCCGGTCTGGTCATGGCCAATGGCAACACTGGTGATTACCTCGGGGACTACTGGGAGGATGCCAATCTCTATGTCTCCGATGATGCCGGCAAGACTTGGAAGAAGGCACTGAAGGGGCCACACAAGTACGAATTCGGAGATCAAGGATCTATTCTTGTGGCTGTTCGCGATTCAAAGGAGGAAGACATCTCAGAAATCAGCTACTCACTTGACCATGGAGAGAACTGGGTTGATGAGAAGCTACCCGACGATCTGAAGATACAGCCTTGGATCCTCACAACCACCCCTGATTCGACTGGCCTTCAGTTCGTGCTTATTGGCAAGGCTAAAGGCGCATGGCACGTAATTCATATCGACTTTGAGGGCCTTCACGAAGCTACCTGCAAGGAAAGCGATATGGAGGAGTGGCATGCCCGAGTTGACAAGGACGGAGAGCCTACTTGCATCATGGGACACACTCAGACCTATCCCCGTCGCAAGAAAGATGCCAAGTGCTTCCTCAAGAAAGAGTTCAAGCTTGCGGAGGTGGAGACCAAAGACTGTGATTGCACAGACCAGGATTACGAGTGCGATTACAACTTTGAGCGAAACGACAAGGGCATTTGTGTGTCTAGAGGACCCATTCCCATCCCAGAGGGCGCTTGCAAGGAGGGTGATAGGAATGGTAAATTCCTGGGCACCTCGGGGTACCGCAAGATTCCCGGCAATACCTGCAAGGATACTAAGGAGACAAAGGATAAGTATAAGGATGTCGAGCGATCGTGTGGTGATGGCATCGGTGCCCCACCAGATGAGGCTACGGGTGAGCTCCAGCAGGTCGACACCAAGGGCAAATTCGGCCACTGGACCCATTGGGAGAAGCACTACCTCGAAAGAGGCGAGTCTAGTAGCGATTCCAGCGAGACCATCATCATGAGAGGGATGAACCGCACAGTTGATGATTCAGGGCCAAAGGTTGGTCCTATCTGGAGGACCACAGATCACGGCAAGAAATGGGACAAGGTAGATTTCTTCAAGGACGATGAGGTTATCAGCATTGTTCCCCATCCTACTGTCAAGGATTGGGTCTTCTTCCTTACCGAAGGCAAGAAGCTGATCTACACGCCTGATCGTGGTAAACGCTTCCGCACTTTCGAGGTGCCGCAACCCGCTGACTTTGAGGCTGCCGCCAACGGCATCTTCCCGCTTATCTTCCATCCTGACAAGCCGAACTGGCTCATCTGGCTAGGGAAGAAGTGCGAAAGCAAGAACGACTGCTATCGGGTTGCATACGGCACCAAAGACGGAGAACGTTGGGAAACCCTTGCCCGCGATGTCTACCGGTGTGAATTTACGGGAGCGGAGGCTTACGGGCGCAAATACGCGAACCGCGCTTTGGAGCAGATTCTTTGCCTCAAGCACGAGAAGGAAGGTGACAACGACAGCGCCCTGCAGCTTGTCTCATCCAACGACTGGTTTAACCAGGATGAGAGAGTACGCCTGAAGGAGGCCAAAGAATTCGCCACCATGGCAGAGTTCATCGTCGTTGCGACGGAAGATACGGAAAAGAAGACGCTGCGGGCGTACGCTTCTCTTGACGGCAGTCTCTACTCCGAAGCGAAATTCCCCTTTGGGTTTGAAGTCCCTCACCAGCACGCATATACTGTCTTGGACAGCTCAACCCATGCCGTCAATCTCTTTGTGGCGACCAGGATGGAGGGTGATAAGAGTCTTGGTACAATCCTGAAGAGCAACTCCAACGGTACATCGTACGTTGTCAGCGTGAAGAACGTCAACTGCGACCAGTACTTCTACGTCGATTTTGAGAAGATGGTTGGTTTGGAAGGTGTTGCTCTCGTCAACGTGGTCGTCAATCCAGATGCGAAGAGCAGCGCGCCCAAGAAACTTCAGACCAAGATTACGCATAACGACGGCGCCCAGTGGGCGTACCTTCCTACTCCTAGAAAGGACGAATTTGGCAAGTTCCCGTGCTCGTCCAGCGGTACTGAGAAATGCGCACTTCATATTCAGGGTTACACCCAGCGCAGGGATCGTGGTAAGACGTACTCATCCGAGGGTGCCGTGGGCGTCATGTTTGGATGGGGTAACGTGGGCGACTCCCTCGGATCGATCAAGGATGCCGACACTTTCATGACTACAGATGCCGGTATCACCTGGAAGCGGGTCAAGAAGGGCAGATGGAATTGGGCCTTGGGTGATCAGGGCTCTATCATCGTCCTCGTTCCTATCAGGGGACAGAAGACGGACACGCTCGAGTACTCGCTTGACCAGGGTGCTACTTGGAAGAAGCACACTTTCTCCAAGGAGAAGGTTGATATCTGGGATCTGACTACAACGCGCTCTGGTAACTCGCAAAATTTCTTGATCTGGGGTGAGAACAGCGACGGTCTGTTCACCACCAAGATTGACTTCACCAAATTCACCGACCATGTGTGCAAGTATGATCCAGAGAACCTCAGCAAGTCCGACTACCAGATCTTTTCCCCGAAACACCCCCTCCAGCCTGATGGATGTTTGTTTGGACATGTTTCGCAGTATCTGCGCAAAAAGCCTGGCTTGAAGTGTTTCAACGATTTCAGGTTGGATCCGCTGTACAGCAAGCAAAACTGCACCTGCACCAGGTCGGACTTTGAATG CGACTTTAACTATGAACTCGACAAGCACGGCCAATGCTCCCTCGTCAGCGGCCTCAAGCCCAAGGACCACAAGCTCTGGTGCAAAGAACATCCCGACGAGATCGAGTACTACGAGCCCACCGGCTTCCGCCGTATCCCGCTCACCACTTGCCAAGGCGGCCTGGACTTCGAGAAGGCGGCGGCCGTCCACCCGTGCCCGGGCCACGAGGACGACTTTGAGCGCAAACACCGCGTCTCGGGTATTGCCATCTTCTTCGCCGTCGTCCTCCCCGTGGCTGCCGCCTCCGCCATCGGATGGTGGGTCTACCGCCACTGGGATGGAAAGTTTGGCCAAATCCGTCTCGGCGAGCAAGGGGCGTCCACCATGGAGTTCTTCGATGCCGATAGGCCCTGGGTCAAGTACCCCGTCATCGCTCTCAGTGCGGTGGTGGCGCTGGCGGGCGCTATGCCGCTTGTTTTGGGAGCCCTGTGGAGGACAGCCAAGAGTACGGCGGAGAGATGGGGTATcggaggcggtggcggcgggagAGGTGGCTGGAGCCGGCTGGACGGTGGCGGCGCGTCGAGGACGTTCAGGACCAGGGATAGCTTTGCAAGGGGGAGAGGCGATTATACCATcgtggatgaggacgagggagAGTTGTTGGGGGAGGAGAGTGATGAGGAGGTTTGA
- a CDS encoding ATP binding L-PSP endoribonuclease produces the protein MMTTPAAPPPAQGGRLNVIALISGGKDSFFSLLHCLAHGHRVVALANLHPPETNEHEGSKQEEEEEGGGGGEEEDLNSFMYQTVGHQVIPLYAEATGIPLYRQPILGGATQGKDYSHFSTAVAVQGEGDNNAKAKHVKDDDDETESMIPLLLAIKRAHPEANAICAGAILSTYQRTRVESVAVRLGLTPLAFLWKFPILPVPQHLAGGDVATTDAQLLDDMAAAGMEARIIKVASGGLDDSFLWTNVADRLGKERVARSMRRFGTASEKGAVIGEGGEFETLVLDGPRQLFRKRIMVEEKDRRVVREGGGCAWLSFRSAKLEDKEVTVAASDEEKSDTGKIRIPDLLDARFVGVLEGLNTSASAGEEEARKLLALLNMEPQHSLSKQEGTFQLGLPQSLNDRKLQQWCFFGNAFSSAGSSNTVETETSLLVSRIRQRLRQSNLPPSAILTSTILLRHMADFPTVNSIYGALFDSPNPPSRVCVACGDSLSALTNSNGSISIAIYLTVHTGFTNKSKTDQRRQGLHVQSRSYWAPANIGPYSQAISIPLASLSSSSKPSNSTGGNHDDGNGGPRLVTIAGQIPLVPATMALPPAEPEQQRQALNTQLALSLQHLWRIGLEVGVQWWTSAVAYFPAATTTTTTDSSFSMPMSEKARLAYKTWQSAHQWSSKVASDEEDSDANSDPDEDDGPDLWDRKFNPRYMSFAVTSTEESSSSEPKLPDWSVLSKNNNSKDEKKKRRTIPPFFAAQVAELPRSAGVEWHAHLGVAKAGSKSVTVLESFAANINSDDGTGEERVVEVHQTVVRSPPSTSEQDDDDDDLDDMDNDDDDDDDKGVKIEASGRQPALLQTIVVERYMGGSSPPSSSLSSSSSSFATVDELARLSTRRLINQGHGEPDKERGGPSVMVRYVDVSLSAAAALGGGGGGGGGVSVAVVPCASLWDAYGERLASVTIYQSVFE, from the coding sequence ATGATGACTACCCCCgcggctcctcctccagctcaaGGAGGACGGCTGAACGTCATCGCCCTCATCTCCGGCGGCAAAGACAGCTTCTTTTCACTCCTCCACTGCCTTGCTCACGGTCATCGAGTGGTAGCTCTAGCAAATCTACACCCACCAGAAACAAATGAACATGAAGGATcaaagcaagaagaagaagaagaaggaggaggaggaggagaagaagaagatttaaACAGCTTCATGTATCAAACCGTCGGCCACCAAGTGATCCCCTTGTACGCCGAGGCCACGGGCATTCCGCTGTACCGCCAGCCCATTCTCGGGGGGGCCACGCAGGGGAAGGATTATTCGCATTTTTCAACGGCGGTTGCTGTCCAAGGTGAAGGAGACAACAATGCGAAAGCGAAACACGtgaaagacgacgacgacgaaacaGAATCCAtgatccccctcctcctcgccatcaagCGCGCCCACCCCGAAGCCAACGCCATCTGCGCTGGCGCCATCCTCAGCACCTACCAGCGCACGCGCGTCGAGTCGGTAGCCGTCCGCTTGGGCCTGACGCCTTTGGCCTTTCTGTGGAAGTTCCCTATCCTGCCCGTCCCACAACATTTGGCTGGTGGAGACGTTGCAACCACGGACGCGCAACTTCTAGATGATATGGCCGCCGCGGGCATGGAAGCGCGCATCATCAAAGTAGCCAGTGGCGGACTGGACGACTCCTTCCTCTGGACCAACGTCGCGGATCGATTGGGAAAGGAGAGAGTCGCGAGGAGTATGCGGCGGTTCGGGACGGCGTCGGAGAAGGGCGCAGTGattggggagggaggggagttCGAGACGTTGGTGTTGGATGGGCCACGACAGCTATTTCGGAAGAGGATtatggtggaggagaaggatagGAGGGTTGttagagagggaggagggtgtgCTTGGTTGAGTTTTAGAAGTGCAAAGTTGGAGGATAAAGAAGTCACCGTGGCGGCTTCTGATGAGGAGAAGAGTGATACTGGAAAAATCAGGATCCCAGATTTGTTGGATGCTAGGTTTGTGGGCGTGTTGGAGGGTTTGAACACGAGTGCTTCCgctggcgaggaggaagctcGAAAGCTTCTGGCTCTGCTTAACATGGAACCTCAACACAGCTTGTCGAAGCAAGAAGGGACATTTCAGCTTGGACTGCCTCAGAGTCTCAACGACAGAAAACTACAACAATGGTGCTTCTTCGGCAATGCTTTTTCCTCCGCTGGTAGCAGCAACACGGTCGAGACAGAAACATCATTGCTCGTTTCTCGAATTCGCCAACGACTCCGGCAATCCAACCTCCCTCCATCCGCGATTCTCACCTCCACGATTCTCCTCCGTCACATGGCCGACTTCCCTACCGTCAACTCCATCTACGGTGCCCTCTTCGATTCACCCAACCCTCCTTCACGAGTCTGTGTTGCTTGCGGTGACTCCCTATCCGCCCTCACTAACAGCAAtggcagcatcagcatcgcCATCTACCTCACCGTGCACACCGGCTTCACCAACAAATCCAAAACCGACCAGCGCCGACAAGGTCTTCACGTGCAATCCCGCTCATACTGGGCTCCCGCCAACATTGGACCATATAGCCAAGCCATTTCAATTCCGCTGGCCAGTctatcatcttcttcaaaaCCCTCAAACTCAACTGGCGGCAACCATGACGACGGTAACGGTGGTCCACGACTAGTTACCATCGCGGGTCAAATCCCCCTTGTACCCGCCACCATGGCCCTGCCTCCTGCGGAACCAGAGCAACAGCGACAGGCACTTAACACCCAACTCGCCCTCTCACTCCAACACCTCTGGCGCATCGGCCTCGAAGTTGGCGTGCAATGGTGGACTAGCGCCGTGGCTTATTTCCCcgcggccaccaccaccaccaccaccgactcCTCCTTTTCGATGCCCATGAGCGAAAAGGCCAGACTGGCTTACAAGACGTGGCAATCTGCCCATCAGTGGTCTTCCAAGGTTGCATCAGACGAGGAGGACTCTGACGCTAACTCAGACcctgacgaggacgacggccCCGACCTCTGGGACAGAAAATTCAATCCCCGGTATATGTCCTTTGCTGTCACCTCCACAGAagagtcctcctcctcggaacCAAAGCTACCGGATTGGAGTGTCCTCTCCAAGAATAACAACAgcaaggacgaaaagaagaagaggaggacaatCCCACCCTTCTTTGCTGCACAAGTCGCCGAGCTCCCTCGCTCCGCGGGCGTCGAGTGGCACGCGCATCTGGGCGTCGCCAAGGCTGGGTCAAAGAGTGTGACGGTTTTGGAGAGCTTTGCGGCAAATATAAACAGCGATGACGGGACTGGTGAAGAGAGAGTGGTGGAGGTCCATCAGACTGTTGTCCgttctcctccctccacgTCTGAgcaagacgacgatgatgacgatttGGACGATATGgacaatgatgatgatgatgatgatgacaaggGAGTCAAAATTGAAGCATCAGGCCGACAACCCGCTCTCCTGCAGACTATTGTGGTGGAAAGGTACATGGGTGGGAGTTCACCCCCCTCATCATCTTtgtcttcgtcttcatcttcgtttGCCACAGTCGATGAGCTCGCGAGGTTGTCTACACGTCGGTTGATCAACCAGGGACACGGAGAGCCCGACAAGGAAAGGGGTGGCCCATCTGTCATGGTGCGTTATGTGGATGTCAGCctttccgccgccgccgcccttggtggtggtggtggtggtggtggaggtgtgTCCGTAGCTGTGGTGCCGTGCGCGTCGCTTTGGGATGCTTATGGGGAAAGACTGGCTTCTGTGACGATTTACCAAAGTGTCTTTGAATGA
- the msn-1 gene encoding cutinase G-box binding protein: MEDIMAQPFIFYESDASPERQQRQHIFNPFPYQMNMLPVVPPVPSTPIYSRRNSGCLQSPMQHKPFLNLDSITSMPVPQVLTPMASPQPISHARPAIKLQTEMGDYCGMPPSPPLTRSNSAASSPRSCDLLQTPCNPMVSGMDGLEVKPAGHEMKPYSPPLTPVYLPDQARIQVPMLPSNDLSLNTPTPTASGLLTPTPTYTTLLSPAASPLVQPASIFPVPVDGVCDPRELTVGTVNSTLAPEYFPTIYSPDEEDRDYFSQGIAPQRLATPFDYSFNPQLTAGLPVFDILSVLTDIDSEDESPFTSGSCSLVESSPSVSSRSRSSSGAASLDQSSLFCDELEDMHDVESVEDDCCSDSEARPSKRARHARKSTMDVAADNQTASTEKQAPASEHTQQAASAEAESNNTESNATTESSVEAGEQASTPLPVPTNRRGRKQSLTEDPSKTFKCDICNRRFRRQEHLKRHHRSLHTQDKPFECGECGKKFSRSDNLSQHARTHGSGSLVMDLINDPELMGMHHPGFIHHPMMGPALTSEDCHTFGKVLFQVASEVPGSGSDSSDDSDSNKKKRRRGE; the protein is encoded by the exons ATGGAAGACATCATGGCTCAGCCCTTCATCTTCTATGAATCAGACGCCAGCCCCGAGAGGCAGCAACGGCAGCACATCTTCAACCCTTTTCCCTACCAGATGAACATGCTCCCCGTTGTGCCGCCGGTGCCGTCGACGCCCATCTACTCCAGACGCAACTCGGGCTGCCTCCAGTCACCCATGCAGCACAAGCCGttcctcaacctcgacaGCATTACCAGCATGCCTGTCCCTCAGGTGCTCACGCCCATGGCCTCTCCTCAGCCCATTTCCCACGCCAGACCCGCCATCAAGCTGCAAACCGAGATGGGCGACTACTGCGGCATGCCGCCAAGCCCTCCGCTGACGCGTTCCAACAGCGCTGCCAGCAGCCCGCGCAGCTGCGACTTGCTCCAGACTCCGTGCAACCCCATGGTGTCGGGAATGGACGGCCTCGAGGTCAAGCCTGCTGGTCACGAAATGAAGCcttattctcctcctcttacaCCTG TGTACCTTCCCGACCAGGCCCGCATCCAGGTGCCCATGCTCCCCTCCAATGACCTGAGCCTCAACACGCCAACCCCCACCGCCAGCGGCCTTCttactcccactcccacctACACCACGCTGCTCTCGCCTGCCGCGTCGCCGCTCGTGCAGCCGGCCTCCATCTTCCCGGTCCCCGTCGACGGCGTCTGCGATCCGCGCGAGCTGACCGTGGGCACTGTCAATTCCACCCTTGCTCCCGAGTACTTCCCCACCATTTACTCccccgacgaggaggaccgCGACTACTTCTCCCAAGGCATTGCCCCGCAGAGACTCGCCACCCCCTTCGACTACTCGTTCAACCCCCAGCTCACTGCTGGCCTTCCTGTCTTTGACATCCTTTCCGTCCTGACCGACATCGACTCGGAGGACGAGTCTCCCTTCACCAGCGGCTCTTGCTCTCTGGTTGAGAGCTCCCCCAGCGTCAGCAGCCGCTCGCGCTCCAGCTCCGGCGCTGCTTCGCTCGACCAGTCCAGCCTTTTCTGCGACGAACTCGAGGACATGCACGACGTTGAGTCGGTTGAGGACGACTGCTGCTCCGATAGCGAGGCCCGCCCCAGCAAGAGGGCAAGGCACGCACGCAAGTCCACCATGGACGTCGCTGCCGACAACCAGACCGCCAGCACCGAGAAGCAGGCCCCGGCCAGCGAACACACCCAGCAGGCAGCCAGCGCCGAGGCTGAGAGCAACAACACCGAGTCCAACGCGACCACCGAATCCTCGGTCGAGGCTGGCGAGCAGGCGTCGACGCCGCTTCCGGTGCCTACCAACCGCCGCGGCCGCAAGCAGTCCTTGACCGAAGATCCTTCCAAGACCTTCAAGTGTGACATTTGCAACCGTCGTTTCCGCCGCCAGGAGCACCTCAAGCGTCACCACCGGTCTTTGCACACTCAGGACAAGCCTTTCGAGTGCGGCGAGTGCGGCAAGAAGTTTTCTCGTTCCGACAATCTGTCTCAGCATGCCCGTACCCATGGCTCTGGCTCGCTTGTCATGGACTTGATCAACGACCCCGAACTGATGGGCATGCACCACCCCGgtttcatccatcatccgATGATGGGTCCAGCCCTCACCAGCGAGGACTGCCACACTTTTGGCAAGGTCCTCTTCCAGGTTGCTTCCGAGGTTCCAGGCAGCGGCAGTGACTCATCGGACGATAGTGActccaacaagaagaagcggaggAGAGGCGAGTGA